A stretch of Haloferax sp. Atlit-12N DNA encodes these proteins:
- a CDS encoding sulfatase-like hydrolase/transferase, translated as MRNVVLICLDTVRKDYFDRFAERLRERADASFDQCRAASGWSVPSHASMMTGKLPHQHGIHVYNRDFSGLRREDTFLADLPDHRAFGSSANVYASDAFGFDLLFDDFTSVSPDRRFPDGIDAEKFGQECEETGLARYLAFLKASLASDHPVQSLANGALVEFDRQFAELPVPKPLDDGANIVAREAVKLVREHGDADPFFMFTNFMDAHGPLTHVRGYDSDLHDAPYSWTTGAYSTHEVNVSGELEENWEHIEHTRGLYGAAIDYLDRKVCSFIDRVQAATDRETTFVVTADHGENLAFEADGGLLAHKGVLSEGLLHVPLLVVNAPKGYDAHETDYFSHVDLGRLLVGLAHGEAPDVFEDRIAAERIGSNMAADASEAERREWDRMIRVVYDGTDKYEWDSNGHRLRHRLDPERPNWQETTAEDADIGDLDKEFFDVPLDEYKREAVTASTDHDVDQTTKARLSDLGYI; from the coding sequence ATGAGAAACGTCGTCCTCATCTGCCTCGACACCGTCCGGAAGGACTACTTCGACCGGTTCGCCGAGCGGTTGCGCGAGCGGGCCGACGCTTCCTTCGACCAGTGTCGCGCTGCGAGTGGCTGGAGCGTTCCGAGCCACGCGAGCATGATGACCGGGAAACTACCGCACCAACACGGGATTCACGTGTACAACCGGGACTTCTCAGGGCTCCGTCGGGAAGACACGTTTCTCGCTGACCTCCCGGACCACCGGGCGTTCGGGTCGAGCGCGAACGTCTACGCCAGCGACGCGTTCGGCTTCGACCTGCTTTTCGACGACTTTACCAGCGTCTCGCCCGACCGGCGGTTCCCCGATGGCATCGACGCCGAAAAGTTCGGACAGGAGTGTGAGGAGACGGGACTCGCCCGCTACCTCGCCTTCCTGAAAGCCTCGCTCGCCAGTGACCATCCGGTCCAGAGCCTCGCCAACGGCGCGCTCGTCGAGTTCGACCGGCAGTTCGCGGAGCTCCCCGTTCCGAAACCACTCGACGACGGCGCGAATATCGTCGCGCGCGAGGCGGTGAAGCTCGTCCGCGAACACGGCGACGCGGACCCGTTTTTCATGTTCACGAACTTCATGGACGCTCACGGGCCGCTCACGCACGTCCGTGGCTACGATTCCGACCTCCACGACGCGCCGTACTCGTGGACGACGGGCGCGTACAGCACCCACGAGGTCAACGTCTCCGGCGAACTCGAGGAGAACTGGGAGCACATCGAACACACCCGTGGGCTCTACGGCGCGGCCATCGACTATCTCGACCGTAAAGTGTGTTCGTTCATCGACCGCGTCCAGGCGGCGACGGACAGGGAGACGACGTTCGTCGTCACCGCCGACCACGGCGAGAACCTCGCGTTCGAGGCCGACGGCGGCCTCCTCGCCCACAAGGGCGTCCTCTCCGAGGGGCTGCTTCACGTCCCGCTTCTTGTGGTCAACGCGCCGAAGGGTTACGACGCTCACGAAACTGACTACTTCTCGCACGTCGACCTCGGTCGCTTGCTCGTCGGCCTCGCACACGGGGAGGCCCCCGACGTATTCGAAGACCGCATCGCCGCCGAGCGAATCGGCTCCAACATGGCCGCCGACGCATCCGAGGCCGAGCGCCGCGAGTGGGACCGCATGATTCGCGTCGTCTACGACGGCACCGACAAGTACGAGTGGGACTCAAACGGACACCGGCTCCGCCATCGTCTCGACCCTGAGCGACCGAACTGGCAGGAAACAACCGCGGAGGACGCCGATATCGGTGACCTCGATAAAGAGTTCTTCGACGTCCCGCTCGACGAGTACAAGCGTGAGGCGGTCACCGCGAGCACCGACCACGACGTGGACCAGACGACGAAAGCGCGGCTGAGCGACCTCGGTTACATATGA
- a CDS encoding glycosyltransferase, with protein MRARLRRLLAATFGLLSLTGVPYLVYLALLRIVDTAGSPARKSPDEPTVSIVLPTYNEASIIEAKLEDILALDYPMEKVEVVVADASDDDTPAVVRDFFAGRDAPELTLLHDDERRGVAPALNEAFAAASNELLFRTDADSKLAPDVLRQAAANLSDPTIGAVTGQQSEVLGDSEVESDYRGILTKIQGLESHLDSTFIFHGPCFAFRAEDFVPIDPDSLADDTELALRIRRAGKRVVMDPAMAFTESGVSEFSKRRQRKDRRAMGLLKLLVQNRDMLGRYGFYGTVVLPFNWWFMIVSPWLLAASVTLATVAGVLLAGPLGLAVPAAVAAFAWAGQSERLGPLQPLYAVFDSQVSLLVAAVELLRDEGDGTWELDRESREYFE; from the coding sequence ATGCGCGCACGCCTTCGTCGCCTTCTCGCCGCGACGTTCGGACTCCTCTCTCTGACCGGGGTACCCTACCTCGTCTATCTCGCGTTGCTCCGGATCGTCGACACCGCGGGGTCGCCCGCCCGGAAATCCCCGGACGAGCCGACCGTGAGCATCGTCCTTCCGACCTACAACGAGGCGAGCATCATCGAGGCGAAGCTCGAAGACATCCTCGCGCTCGACTACCCGATGGAGAAAGTCGAGGTGGTCGTCGCCGACGCGAGCGACGACGACACGCCCGCGGTCGTCCGCGACTTTTTCGCCGGCCGCGACGCCCCCGAACTGACGCTCCTCCACGACGACGAGCGCCGGGGGGTCGCACCCGCCCTCAACGAGGCGTTCGCGGCGGCGAGCAACGAACTGCTCTTCCGAACCGACGCCGACTCGAAGCTCGCCCCGGACGTGCTCCGGCAGGCGGCGGCGAACCTCTCGGACCCGACTATCGGCGCGGTGACGGGCCAACAGTCCGAAGTCCTCGGCGACAGCGAGGTCGAATCGGACTACCGCGGCATCCTCACGAAGATTCAGGGCCTCGAATCCCACCTCGACTCGACGTTCATCTTCCACGGCCCCTGCTTCGCGTTCCGCGCCGAGGACTTCGTTCCCATCGACCCTGACTCCCTCGCCGACGACACCGAACTCGCGCTCCGCATCCGCCGGGCCGGCAAGCGCGTCGTGATGGACCCCGCGATGGCGTTCACCGAGTCCGGCGTCTCCGAGTTCTCGAAGCGCCGCCAGCGCAAGGACCGCCGGGCGATGGGCCTACTCAAACTCCTCGTCCAGAACCGGGACATGCTCGGCCGCTACGGGTTCTACGGGACCGTCGTCCTCCCGTTCAACTGGTGGTTCATGATCGTTTCGCCGTGGCTGCTCGCGGCGAGCGTCACGCTGGCGACCGTCGCCGGCGTCCTCCTCGCGGGGCCGCTCGGCCTCGCCGTGCCGGCCGCCGTCGCCGCCTTCGCGTGGGCCGGCCAGTCTGAACGCCTCGGCCCGCTCCAACCGCTGTACGCCGTCTTCGACTCGCAGGTGTCACTGCTCGTCGCCGCGGTCGAACTCCTCCGCGACGAGGGCGACGGCACGTGGGAACTCGACCGCGAATCGAGGGAGTACTTCGAGTGA
- a CDS encoding lipopolysaccharide biosynthesis protein, with protein MKETDSLSIGREAFISLFSKVLTAGTGFAGVVIFANLLGDVGWGKYRTVLAAAFVLTQVPSGIGAAVKKRVSEVGVEPDSFLGTALLAHLAFSLVVAGAYVLLEPYAVDYFGTRELAAGVVLVVVTLGLFNITNKLYAGTGHPAVSSWVDGIRSLLTIMLQLLFYWLGFEAFGLVIGLAIATVGTAVLAAALSRVLPARPTKLVAERIYDFARWSVPTSMLSNFYSSADVLIIQAFVGPASVAYYSVSIQLAQPGAMFATTIGNVLNVKSSGVDSVGGDVRFDLINSISYAGLIAIPVFFGAAAMPKELVTTLFGSDFANTPVLVVIGMTLFQIGNAYRHPFEAVLQGTDRPELVFRVNSLIVLLHLPLAVALGSVYGLVGVVASTVAAEVARHVVFQYVAHREFGGIVFTRPMLEQTVAGAVMFALVWSVIEYAVSITGWVSLLLVVGFGAVAYFAALLGLSSHFRETIRNTVPGLSGS; from the coding sequence ATGAAAGAGACAGACAGCCTCTCTATCGGCCGCGAGGCGTTTATCTCCCTGTTCTCGAAGGTCCTTACTGCCGGCACCGGATTCGCCGGGGTGGTCATCTTCGCGAACCTCCTCGGCGATGTCGGCTGGGGGAAGTATCGGACCGTCCTCGCCGCCGCGTTCGTCCTCACGCAGGTTCCGAGCGGCATCGGCGCAGCGGTGAAAAAGCGGGTGAGCGAGGTCGGCGTCGAGCCAGACTCCTTTTTGGGGACGGCGCTCCTCGCACACCTCGCGTTCTCGCTCGTCGTCGCCGGCGCATACGTCCTCCTCGAACCCTACGCGGTCGACTACTTCGGAACTCGCGAACTGGCTGCCGGCGTGGTGCTCGTGGTCGTGACGCTCGGCCTGTTCAATATCACGAACAAGCTCTACGCCGGCACCGGCCACCCCGCGGTCTCGTCGTGGGTCGACGGCATCCGGAGCCTCCTGACCATCATGCTCCAACTGCTCTTCTACTGGCTCGGCTTCGAGGCGTTCGGGCTCGTCATCGGCCTGGCCATCGCGACGGTCGGAACGGCCGTCCTCGCCGCGGCCCTATCGCGCGTCCTCCCCGCGCGCCCGACGAAGCTGGTCGCCGAGCGCATCTACGACTTCGCCCGCTGGAGTGTCCCCACGTCGATGCTGTCGAACTTCTACTCCAGCGCCGACGTGCTCATCATCCAGGCGTTCGTCGGCCCGGCGTCAGTAGCGTACTACTCGGTCTCGATTCAGCTCGCCCAGCCCGGCGCGATGTTCGCGACGACTATTGGTAACGTGCTGAACGTTAAGTCGAGCGGCGTCGACTCTGTCGGCGGCGACGTGCGGTTCGACCTCATAAACTCCATCTCTTATGCGGGGCTCATCGCGATACCGGTCTTCTTCGGCGCGGCCGCGATGCCGAAAGAGCTGGTCACGACGCTGTTCGGTAGCGACTTCGCAAACACGCCGGTGCTCGTGGTTATCGGGATGACCCTGTTCCAGATCGGTAACGCCTACCGCCACCCCTTCGAGGCCGTCCTGCAGGGAACCGACCGCCCGGAGCTCGTCTTTCGGGTGAACAGCCTCATCGTACTCCTGCATCTCCCGCTCGCGGTCGCGCTCGGGAGCGTCTATGGGCTCGTCGGCGTCGTTGCCAGCACGGTTGCCGCGGAGGTCGCCCGTCACGTGGTCTTTCAGTACGTCGCTCACCGCGAGTTCGGCGGCATCGTGTTCACGCGCCCGATGCTCGAACAGACGGTCGCCGGCGCGGTCATGTTCGCTCTTGTCTGGTCGGTCATCGAATACGCCGTCTCGATCACCGGGTGGGTTTCGCTGCTGCTCGTCGTCGGGTTCGGTGCCGTCGCCTACTTTGCGGCGCTCCTTGGTCTGAGCAGCCACTTCCGCGAGACGATCAGAAACACGGTCCCCGGTCTATCGGGCAGCTAA
- a CDS encoding sulfatase → MNTVLITVDALRAGHVGQYGYQRDTLPVLDRLLDDDSTLFTAAFANGTNTGISVPSLLTSRYRGDEHARDGPNIASPLPDEVSTAGIHSNTYFASRVPRPADFDHFDDFGIMDSEDSGSPSAAHRLFRRTMDLVRPTVESLGIRPLAERIQEAVFPASLIMEQTVYENAEKTTDRALEWLDGVDGDFFLWVHYMDPHRPYGIDLEDPAYAEPADESEIRRLMSKAGIHPEDVTEAERQRIVDLYDSDIRYTSDHIDRFLDGLQSLGRYDETDIILTADHGEEFADHGNYYHRNRPYDELTHVPLVVKSNRGDGGVVDEQRELLDLAPTVARNHGVEPPSAFRGTDLFEGGPRRVVSTGSFSDAGPVVGVREDGWKYIAVDGEEDELYDLRADPKERENVAADHPDRCASFRSEIPPHLLREATEGVPEADDVSEDVQKRLEELGYMD, encoded by the coding sequence ATGAACACCGTGTTGATCACCGTCGACGCGCTCCGGGCCGGCCACGTCGGCCAGTACGGCTACCAGCGGGACACGCTTCCGGTCCTCGACCGCCTGCTCGACGACGACTCGACGCTGTTCACCGCCGCCTTCGCCAACGGGACCAACACGGGAATCTCGGTGCCGTCGCTTCTCACCTCCCGGTACCGCGGGGACGAACACGCCCGCGACGGACCGAACATCGCCTCTCCGCTCCCCGACGAGGTATCGACCGCCGGCATCCATTCGAACACCTATTTCGCGAGCCGCGTCCCCCGCCCGGCCGACTTCGACCACTTCGACGACTTCGGCATCATGGACTCCGAGGACTCGGGGTCGCCGTCGGCGGCCCACAGACTGTTTCGGCGGACGATGGACCTCGTCCGTCCGACGGTCGAGTCGCTCGGAATACGTCCCCTCGCCGAACGGATTCAGGAGGCCGTCTTCCCGGCGTCGCTCATCATGGAGCAGACGGTGTACGAGAACGCCGAGAAGACGACCGACCGGGCCCTGGAGTGGCTCGACGGCGTCGACGGCGACTTCTTCCTGTGGGTCCACTACATGGACCCACACCGTCCTTACGGCATCGACCTCGAGGACCCGGCGTACGCCGAGCCCGCCGACGAGTCGGAGATTCGCCGTCTCATGTCCAAGGCGGGAATCCACCCCGAAGACGTAACCGAAGCGGAGCGTCAGCGAATCGTCGATCTCTACGACTCGGATATCCGGTACACGTCCGACCACATCGACCGCTTCCTCGACGGGTTGCAGTCGCTCGGCCGCTACGACGAGACGGATATCATCCTCACCGCCGACCACGGCGAAGAGTTCGCCGACCACGGGAACTACTACCACCGGAACCGCCCCTACGACGAACTGACGCACGTCCCGCTCGTGGTGAAGTCCAACCGGGGCGACGGCGGGGTCGTCGACGAACAGCGCGAACTGCTCGACCTCGCGCCCACGGTAGCGCGAAACCACGGCGTCGAACCGCCGAGCGCGTTCCGCGGGACCGACCTCTTCGAGGGCGGTCCCCGGCGGGTCGTCTCGACCGGGTCGTTCAGCGACGCCGGCCCCGTCGTCGGCGTCCGCGAGGACGGCTGGAAGTACATCGCGGTCGACGGCGAGGAAGACGAACTGTACGACCTCCGCGCCGACCCGAAAGAGCGCGAGAACGTCGCGGCCGACCACCCCGACCGCTGTGCCTCGTTCCGGTCGGAGATTCCGCCGCACCTGCTGCGCGAGGCGACCGAGGGCGTCCCGGAGGCCGACGACGTGAGCGAGGACGTACAGAAGCGACTCGAAGAGCTCGGATATATGGATTGA
- a CDS encoding glycosyltransferase family 4 protein — MNVLYVTTRYPPHTGGVETHVAELASRFAAAGHDVTVLTADAEGLTRSAEYREGVRVIRHPGVAPGGAFHVAPEILATLRRLVGDADIVHAHNYHSLPLLFAALGTDAETPFVATPHYHGGSASALRDKLLSVYRVPGRWALRRADAHIAVSGWERRQLEADFGVEATVIPNGLDVARFAEASPDPEWADRDYLLSVGRLEEYKGVQHVIRALPDLDYDLAVAGSGDYGSELKRLAREVGVEDRVHFLGFVADEDLPGLYAGAAAFVTMSEFEAYGMTVAEALAAGTPCVVRNAGALVDWAERPDCVGVDPADLVSGVERAVDLDAPAESLPTWEDVVERTATVYDSVCRGSWAE; from the coding sequence GTGAACGTCCTCTACGTCACGACGCGGTATCCTCCGCACACCGGCGGCGTCGAGACCCACGTCGCCGAGCTCGCGTCCCGGTTCGCCGCGGCGGGACACGACGTAACGGTCCTCACCGCCGACGCCGAGGGACTCACCCGCTCGGCGGAGTACCGGGAGGGCGTCCGCGTGATTCGACACCCCGGCGTCGCCCCCGGTGGCGCGTTCCACGTCGCCCCGGAGATTCTGGCGACCCTACGCCGTCTCGTCGGCGACGCCGACATCGTCCACGCCCACAACTACCACTCGCTTCCACTCCTGTTCGCGGCGCTCGGTACCGACGCGGAGACGCCGTTTGTCGCCACCCCGCACTATCACGGCGGGAGCGCCTCCGCACTACGGGACAAACTGCTGTCCGTCTACCGAGTTCCGGGCCGCTGGGCGCTCCGCCGTGCCGACGCTCACATCGCCGTCAGCGGCTGGGAGCGCCGGCAACTCGAAGCCGACTTCGGCGTCGAGGCGACGGTGATTCCGAACGGCCTCGACGTGGCGCGGTTCGCCGAGGCGTCGCCCGACCCCGAGTGGGCGGACCGCGACTACCTGCTTTCCGTCGGGCGGTTAGAGGAGTACAAAGGCGTCCAGCACGTGATTCGAGCCCTCCCCGACCTCGATTACGACCTCGCGGTCGCCGGCTCCGGCGACTACGGGTCGGAGCTGAAGCGACTCGCCCGCGAGGTCGGCGTCGAAGACCGCGTTCACTTCCTCGGCTTCGTCGCCGACGAGGACCTACCGGGGCTGTACGCCGGTGCGGCGGCGTTCGTGACGATGTCGGAGTTCGAGGCTTACGGGATGACGGTCGCCGAGGCGCTCGCAGCGGGCACCCCGTGCGTCGTCCGCAACGCGGGAGCGCTCGTCGACTGGGCTGAGCGCCCTGACTGCGTCGGCGTTGACCCTGCAGACCTCGTCTCGGGCGTCGAGCGCGCCGTCGACCTCGACGCGCCGGCCGAGTCGCTCCCGACGTGGGAGGACGTGGTCGAACGGACGGCCACCGTCTACGACTCGGTCTGTCGCGGCAGCTGGGCCGAATAG
- a CDS encoding sulfatase-like hydrolase/transferase — protein MRNVVLICLDTVRKDFFDSFSSRLRERADIVYDQCRTASTWSAPSHASMFTGTLPHQHGVHAYHRDFSGIGRDDTFLADLPDHRALGVSANVWAGSSFGFDGFFDEFSNISPDRRFPEGIDVARFGQSSQKTGLGKQLEFLKRALEHEKPIQSLLNGVAVQVDNTLATAPVPKPMDDGAKTLIGQANRLVGASSEPFFLFTNFMDAHGPLRHILGYDRDLHDAPNSWSSEHLDWSRIVAEGDETEMTRYRDLYGAAIDYLDRKVCTFIDEVQSMTDEETTFVVTSDHGDNLAFEADGGLWGHTESSLNEALTHVPLVVVNSPSEGTDVVDGYVSHLRLGDLLVGLARGECPDVTDERIPVERIGHSGKQHKLAEQERDTNRMLRAVYDGDRKFVWADDGSRETYRLDADRPCWQAGIDDSFDAESLDESFFETPVADSAERARSAEDELGVDGATADRLRELGYL, from the coding sequence ATGAGAAATGTCGTCCTTATCTGTCTCGATACTGTCCGAAAGGACTTCTTCGATTCCTTCTCCTCGCGGCTCCGGGAGCGGGCGGACATCGTCTACGACCAGTGCCGCACCGCCAGTACGTGGAGCGCTCCGAGCCACGCGAGCATGTTCACGGGGACGCTCCCGCACCAACACGGTGTCCATGCGTACCACCGAGATTTCTCCGGTATTGGCCGCGACGATACGTTTCTCGCCGACCTCCCGGACCACCGCGCGCTCGGCGTGAGCGCCAACGTCTGGGCGGGGTCGTCGTTCGGGTTCGACGGCTTCTTCGATGAGTTCTCTAACATCTCGCCCGACCGGCGGTTCCCTGAGGGTATCGACGTGGCCCGCTTCGGCCAGTCCTCACAGAAGACCGGCCTCGGGAAACAACTCGAGTTCCTCAAGCGCGCGCTCGAACACGAAAAGCCGATTCAAAGCCTCCTCAACGGCGTTGCGGTCCAGGTCGACAACACGCTGGCGACCGCTCCGGTCCCGAAACCGATGGACGATGGCGCGAAGACGCTCATCGGGCAGGCGAACCGCCTCGTAGGCGCGTCCAGTGAGCCGTTCTTCCTCTTTACGAACTTTATGGACGCCCACGGTCCCCTGCGACACATCCTCGGATACGACAGGGACCTCCACGACGCGCCGAACTCGTGGAGCTCAGAGCACCTCGACTGGTCGCGCATCGTTGCCGAGGGAGACGAGACCGAGATGACGCGCTACCGAGACCTTTACGGCGCGGCCATCGACTACCTCGACCGCAAGGTGTGTACGTTCATCGACGAGGTGCAGTCGATGACCGACGAGGAGACGACGTTCGTCGTCACCTCCGATCACGGTGACAACCTCGCGTTCGAGGCCGACGGCGGCCTGTGGGGCCACACCGAGAGTAGTCTCAACGAGGCGCTGACACACGTTCCGCTCGTGGTCGTGAACTCGCCCAGCGAGGGTACCGACGTCGTTGACGGCTACGTTTCGCACCTTCGACTCGGCGACCTCCTCGTCGGCCTCGCCCGCGGCGAGTGCCCCGACGTGACCGACGAACGGATTCCAGTCGAGCGAATCGGACACAGCGGCAAACAGCACAAGCTCGCCGAGCAGGAGCGGGACACGAACCGGATGCTCCGCGCCGTCTATGACGGTGACCGGAAGTTCGTCTGGGCCGACGACGGGAGCCGAGAGACCTACCGCCTCGACGCCGACCGGCCGTGCTGGCAGGCGGGCATCGACGATTCGTTCGACGCCGAGTCACTCGATGAATCGTTCTTCGAGACGCCCGTCGCCGACTCCGCGGAGCGTGCCCGGTCCGCCGAAGACGAACTCGGCGTCGACGGCGCGACGGCGGACCGACTCCGCGAGCTCGGATACCTCTGA